Below is a window of Micromonas commoda chromosome 14, complete sequence DNA.
CGTGGGCGGACAAACTCGCGCACACCCGCGATCAGATGAGcgtcgacatcgacgccgcgaggcgcgagcgcgtcgcgagggaggtggccagcgtccgcgacgccgccgggggcaTCGCGTCCATGTCGGGCATGTCCGCCGAGCTCCAACGCGACCTCGAGTCCGTCATCTTGCTCGCCAACGAGGCCAACATGCTGTGCGCCGAGTTCGACGTCGGGGTGACGTTTCAGCCCACGCTCGTGGATGCGcagtccgcggcgctgcagATACGGGCCCGTGGCGACAAGAAGAGCCAGGCGAGCCGCGGGGGGAAGAGTGATgacgtggcggcgtcgcgagatcacgcgctcgaggttgCGACGGACGTCACGTGGATCGACACGGGGCGGAGGAGCACGTGGACcaaggacgcgctcgcgaggcgtCTGGATGAGTGGCGCGAGGTGTTCGCGCAGTGGAACGAGGGCGAGCTGTTCACGggcgaggctgcgcaggcggtggaggcgagcgcgctcgcggaggcgtcgcgggagATGCGCAAGCTGGGCACCGCGGAGTTGCTCACCGAACCCCTCGCGTACCTTCTGGACACCGAGACGTCGTACCCGGCGATCGTCGGCCCggacggcgagcgtcggggcACGCTCGAGGTGTCCGCCGTGCCCTgcgaccgcgccgggacGCCGCTGAAGGAATCAGACGCGGTCGACGACCCGTCGGAACTCGTCGGCAAGCCGCTCCATTTCCTCGTCAAGATTAAGCGAGCCACCGGACTGCCCcggaccgccgcgcaggcgggGTTCATCGAGCGTcccaccaccgcggacgtcaaCGAGCGACCGGGCACCGGCCAGGTCACCGCGACGCTCCGCGTGCGGTACCACTGCGCGGGGTTGGGCGCGGGATGGGGCGCGGTTCACGCCACGCCCCCcgtacccgtcgtcgccgtcaacgAGAGTCGCGGATCCGCGATGTTTCGGGGGTTCAGGTCCGGGtcaggcgctggcggcgggtcgacgatggggggcgcgtcggcgacgttgCGGTACGAGCGGTCGCACGCGTGCCCCATCGTGACGGCACCGATcctggcggagctcgagggtGGTAAGATCGTCTTCGACGTGTACCTGCAgcaggacggcggcgcgggcgcggatgccgcttcggcttcggcggcggcggcggcggcgctcggccggcggcgacggatggCGAGGGAGAtcgagccgccgtcgctggTGACGGGACGTAACCGGGCGTTCGACGGGggtggtggcgacgacgacgggggagTCGGGGTGTTGTCCGACGAGCTgtgcgagggcgtcggcggcgggaccaTACCCGAGGGGGACGAGGGATCGGGTTCAGGCGAGTCCGTCCTGAGCTCCGgggaggaagaagaagagggaGAAGATGGGGAAGAATACGACGAAGGGGGGTACACGGAGGatgacggggaggaggagtaTCGCGAAGACGGGGAATACTCGGACGGCGGAACGTTCTACCCGTACGACGAGGATCCGTATCGGGAatccttcgacgacgacgcgtacgccgacgagggcgacgacagGCGCCGGCACAAGGGAATCATCAACGCGGCGTTCCGGCGGATGTTCCGGAAAGCGCGGAAGGGCACCGCGGACTCCCCCAGGATCACCCCCGCGCAGTCCCCCgaggcgccgagctcgaagccAACTTCGGTGGTGCAGGAGGGCGCGGCCggttcggcggcgatcgaggagggcgtgcGGGGGGTGAAACTCTtcgacggtgacgcgacGGTGGACACGCGGTCGCCCGCGGATTCGgttccggcgtcgccgcgcgatggatCGACGAACGGATCggggcgggcgtcgccgcgcgatggatcgtcgacctcgttcgtctccccgtcgcgcgtttTGCTGTCGCCGATTGGGAAGAACCGGGTGGAGCCGACGAACGTGGTGGACGTTCGTAGAAacgaccgcgagcgacggaaaaaggagaagaaggagaagaaggatcGCGAGAAGGATCGCGAGAAGGACAGGGGGACTCGACGTCAGCCGCGAgactttggcggcggcggcgcggcggcggcggcgacggcgacgggcgcggacctgAGGATCTACGAGAGCACCCCCGAGCCGGTTCGGCAACCGGCGCCCAGACCCGAGCCCACCATCTTCGGAGGAGGTCACCCGGctctgggcggcggcgggacgatACCGGCGAAGAGGGACTGGTACAGGGAGCTtcacgcggcggaggacacGCCGGAGGCTGAACGCAGGGACCGCGCGTAGGAACGAGCACGAACGAGGACGTTCTAAGTGTCATCGCTTCGTGGTGCTAAATACCACCAAAAATACCGTCGCTAACTAACGTCATCgctcggcggctttggcTCGGCCCGACggagcgcccgcgtcgtttCCAAAgttcgtcgcctccgcccacgccgcctgcgcctgcgcgtaatcctcctcgctcgcgaacgcgccgaggttcCGCGGGCCCGTCTTGATGTCCCACATCTCTCCCACGTTGAGCACCTCAACCCACGACTTCGGGTACGTGGGGAAAGACGTCTCGGTGTCTTCGGGGTGTCCGTTCCGTTTCACCCCGACCCTGTCCCCGCGCGTGCACACGACGTAGCCAATCTCCACCACGAtcttccaccgccgcgcggcgtcgccctttgtcgtcgtccccgtcgcggcgtcgcctttGGACGCGATTCCCTTTGACGATTCCCTTTGGCCGccctcatcgtcgccgccgcccggcgcatCGTGgttgtcgtcggcgtcggctgcGGTTGCGCCCttgccgcgcgccgacggatcgTGGCCCAGTCCCGCTCCCCCGAACGGCGACGTGTAGTGGTACCGCTTGATGGGATCCGGGTACGGCGCTCCGTGCCTGACCCGCACGCGGACCCTGTCTCCCGGTTGAATCCCCCTGAGACGGCGCATCTCCTCCTGCAGGCGCTTCTGCTCAGCCATGCGCGCGTTTGCCATCTCCATGGCGGCGGTGCTgagatcctcgacgccgctTCCGTAGGAGTCCTCCATGGCCATGAGGTCCTCGAAGTTGGCCTCCCAACCGTCGTCGTGCGTCGTCGGGTGGGTCCGAGCGGTGGatcccccggcggcgtcggcgtcggcgtccgcgccctcggtgCCCTCCCACCCGCTCGACGTGCAGTCTCCGAAAGGAtcgtgcccgtcgtcgtcgccgggccgcccgccggtcgcgcgggaggcTCCGCAGGTCGCGAACGATCGCATCgcgccgctcctcgcggacgtcgacgcgagcgcgccggagagcgcgcgaagcgccgccgcgcgcaacatcgccgccgcgcgcgtggctcTGACGAGATCTTCGATGGAGGGGTGCCCTGTCGCCGGCGTGCACGAAGATCTGGCCTCGTCAAAAAAAAGGGAATCCAATTCCGGACGCAATTCGCCACTCAGCGCGCACGATGGAGAGGCAGCGCGGAACGTTCCTGAccaacgacggcgtccgcctcgcgtATGAgtacgcgggcgtcggcttCGGCAAGGCCAACACCGGCGACTCCCCGATCGTGCTCGTCCACGGCTGGAGCGGCTCCATGCACTACTTCGACAACTCCTTCTCGCACATCCTCGCGGGGCGGAATCGGCCCCCCATGGTGGTGAGGTACGACCTGCGCGGCCACGGCGAATCCGAGAAGCCGTCGTTCGGGTACATGATCTCTCggttcgccgcggatctCCGGGACCTGCTCGATCACCTCGAGCTGGACAACGTCACCCTGGTGGGCACGTCCATGGGGTGCGCGATAATCTGGAGCTAcctcgcgctcttcggcgaggggcgcgtgAAGTGCGGGGTGTTCGTGGATCAGGCGCCGCTGCAGAACCGCGCGCCGGACTGGGAGCTCGGCAGCCGCGGCTGCTACGACATCGCGTCCCTCACCAGGCTCCAGGAGCTCCTCAAGTACGATTACGTCGGGTTCGCCAAGGGCAACGCGCGATCGTGCCTCAGCACCGAGATCGATCCCGCGCACGAGCGACTGCTCATCGCGGAGACGCTCAAGGCGCACCCGGAAGGTTTGGGGCAGATCATGGCGGACCACACCGCCATCGACTGGCGCCCGTACctccgacgcgtgcgcgtcccgTGCCTGGTCCTCGCCGGGGGACGGTCGCAGATCTTCCCGCTGGAGGGCGTGAAAGAGTGCGGGcggctcatcgccgcgtccaccgtcgtcgtctttgAACGCGAAGATCACTGGCTCTACGTCGAGGATTTCTTGCGattcgccgagctcgtgtgCGACTTCGCGTGCCACGGGGAGCTCACCGAAGGGGACggcgcccccccgcgcgtgccGGATCCCGAGCCGATCCGGGCCGGTCGATCGTCCcggccggggacgggcgctTCGGTGGATTCGCGATTCGTTCAAGACAtgctcgacctcgccgtggcggaccccgcgacgtacaccgcgacgcggtcgccgtcgtccagaCCCCCGACCAACGGCTCACCGCGGGTGTCGAACATGGGCCCGAGGgtcgccggtcgcgccgccacgccgcggggACTACCGGGGACGTACAAAAAGCCGGAGTTGTCGACGCTGgacacgctcgcgctcgaggcggagctcgagaagaggaggcgggcggcgggcgggtccagcggcggtggcggtggtagcaggccgacgacgggggggAGCCAGAGGAGTATGCCGCTGGATCAGcagaacgcggcggcgattgatCCGGTGGCGGAGGGACTCCCGGGATCCAAgatgcccgccgcgccgtgagAAGAGGGTCGCGAAAAGCTcgcggagcgacggcgagacgggGAGGGACGCTCGCGAGGGCtgtggcggcggggggacgGGCCCGCCCGGAGCAGATGAGGATggacgcgcgacggagacgttTCATAGACTGCCCTTCAATATCAAGAAGGGGACTCGTCTGTTTATGGAGGTGCATCACTGTTCTTCGTCGGTCACCCATTTTGTTCGTCGGTCTCCCGGTCTTCGGTCTTTGTATTCACCTGCCGAATTTTGTGATGAAGGTGGGATGTACTCGTACATTTCCTCGCATTTGTGATGCTTCTCATGGCACGCGAGGCAGAAATCACTATCGCAGCATTCGCAGTACCACCCGCATTCTCCGCAGTGGACTTCATCGCAATGACAGCAGAAGAAGTAGTTGCCGCAGTCTGCACAGACGACTCTGGTGCAACCTATCTTCTCACAAAAATAAAGTTCCGGGGATAAGCCACAAGAATCGCACCAAAAGCCTTCACATTCGTCGCACCCGATGAAACCCACTTCGTTTTGGTTCGCATCGCAGTTTTCGCACATACACATCCAGCAACCCTCGGTAGCATCGGAGCCGGCGCAGACGAGAATTCCCGGGACTTCTTCTTTCTGGGAACACCCTTTGCAAAACTCCAGGTCGCAATAGTCGCAAGACATGTATGAATCCCCCCCGGGGCATGCCGAGCGACCACACAAAAAGTCTTGGTCGCAAAAGTCGCACAACATTTCGAACTCGGCGGTGTTGGGACAGGACAGGCAGTAAGGGTGTTTGCAACCCTTGCACTGAGCGCCCTCACCTATGACACGACGGCAGACTGTGCACGGGCAGAGATCGAAGGGAGCTTGCAATGACTTTTCAACGTCAGGCTCGTGCCGAACGTATTGCCAGAGACCGGTCAGATGGGAATTGGACAAACCGCTGAGGTCGCAGCCACCGAGCATGAGGCGATCGAGACGTTGCTCCTTGGGGCGCGTGTGGATCTGTGCGATGTCTTCCAGAAAAGACGCTACTTCGTTAAGCACGGGCAACATTTTGCAACCGCGGAGGTCAAGGACTTGCAAGTGCGTCCGCAAGTGACATCCGATGGAAAAATGAGGAGCAAGACCATACATGTACTTTGCTACGCGGGATacgtccgcgatggagggCATCCCATGTAAGTATGAAGGTCTTTTGGCAACTTTGCCCCAATAACTGCCGTCAACGAGATATTGTGTGTCAGCGGTCGAGAAGGTCAGGGACCTCAGGCCGGAGCTGTGGATCTCTAACGTTATTATCCCACGACCTGCATAGTGTATCAGCTGCCAAATGCGTGTATTGGTGGCTGGTACACCAGCACCACCGATGGGCAacttctccgcgagcgctccttcgacgacgagcgagtCGTTGTGGAGCTCCCAGCAGCCAGGAGACCCAGCGGCCAGCCTCCACACCTTGGAAacgcacgcgagcgcgagtcTGTCGCGGATATCGGGTaagcgcgcgacgatgagcgaggcgacgctTACATCGACCTCGAGCCGGGGGCTTCGGGTTTGGGATCGATTCATGGTCatggtcgcgtcgtcgagtgTGGCACTACTGGTACTCGGGGCCGCCAAACCTAGAAAAAGATCTCAGATCTGAGGACGAAATTTGAACAAACCACGGCTAGCTGTCCCTTTCGCagtcgcgcgctcgacgcgcgcggataTCGCTtcccgcgacccgcgcgcgcgccgcgcctctcCCGGCGACCCACGCCATCATCAacacgccgccctcgccgggcgcgcgagccgacgccgcgcacgaaCCTCTCAAAACTCTTCGCCGTTCAGGACAACCGCGCGAGCCTGGGTCAAGATGGCGGTGTTCATCCGGAGCTCCGTCTCGTCCATGAAGTCGTCGTGCGCCAgcttcgcgcgctccgaCTTCTCCGTCATCtgcgcctccagcgcgagccGATTGGCCACCGCTTTCGCTcgtcgctccgccgccgcggctcggtcCGCtgactccgccgccgcaatCTGATtcgccgtctccctcgcgAACCGCTCCCCttcctcccgtcgccgttggcgcTCCTCAGCCTTCATCGCGAGCTGCAGCTCAAGCATCTCCAGctgcgcggacgtcgcctcgcgtcgcttcgccgcggcgagcgcgtccttctgcgcctgcgcggcgtccttctcgcGCTGGATCCGGAGGTTCCggtcgcgttcctcgcgttccttaatctccctcgccgcggtggccgcctcgccagccttgcccgcgcgcgcagcgATCTTGGCGTGgaactcctcgagcgcggcggcgcgttggcgCTCCTGGGcttcgaggagggcgtcgtaTTCCGCCTGCTTCCGcgcatcctcctccgcctcggcccggAGCGCCCTGGCCTTGATCGCGTCCTGCTCACGGTTAAAAGCCATtgtcaccgcggcgtccttcttgagcttctcaaccttggccgccttctcgAGCCGCTCCTGCTCGAGCTGCCGCGTGatctcgacgagcgccgcctcctcttccgcgcgtttcgccgcctccgcctcgagcctccgactctccaccgcggccaTGATTGCGGATtgctcggcgcgaaccgccTCGTTGGCGCTTCGTTGACGCTCccgcttcgcctcctcctcccgcttGAACCgctccacgtccgcggcgaccgtggcggccatcgcggctttctcctccttggcgcgtTGCTTCTTGCGCTCGATGAGGGACATCTGCTggtcgagctcgcgtcgttgcgcgacgacggctcgccGCTCCTGCGCTTTGATCTCCGCCTGCTGCCTCGCGTACACTTCCATCTCGAAGCGCGACATGATCGCCCAGTCCCTGTTGGACTGCTCGCCAACCTTGCGAgtgacgccgccctcggagGGCAGGCCGgtgagggaggcggcgtacttgggaggcggcgcgcgcgctcgggtcgaggcggcgcgggacgaccgcgcggttgAGTTGACCGTGACGGATTGGGAGCctcgcgaggaccgcggcgcgggcagcGCGGGTTTGTCGCCGGTGACGAACATGTTCGCGTCGTGGGTGTCCAGCACCATGGTACGGGTCTTCGCGGCGGACTTGGACGACATCTTCACCTGTGACGGATGGGTTCGGGGGGTGAAACGGATTAGGCATTTCCAAATTTAGTTTTTCGTCTACCCCGGCTGGGGGGCGGACGAAGACtgggagacgacgcgcgggtcggggcgcgcgcggaccttGTTCGCGAGGGTCCCCTTGAGAGTCTCCGCGTCCAGCTTGGCCtggagccgcgcgcgcctcgcctcgtccaTCGGAGGCATCGTATCGCGCGTGTGAGCGCGCGTTCGTTGTGGCTCTCCGCCAAACGGTCTACTCTCGTCGACTGTTTTGGCATTTCCCAGGTGATCGGCGCTTGGCGCGTTGCAGCATGCAACGCGCGTTTCGAAGACTCTCGGAAAATTGCGGCACCCACTGGACCGGGGCGCGCCATGGGTAAGAGCCGACGAAGGAGCAAGAAGGGAGACGATGAGCCGAtgacggtcgccgcgccgtccggcggcggcgacgacggcggatggCTCACCGGTTCGGCGATaacggcgatggcggaggacaccgagggcgcggacgcgaacgcaaatgcggcggcgccgacgcaaCACagggcgctcaccgcgggtcTCGCCAAGCTGAAGAAACGGACCGTGCTGAGGGGCGTGACCAAGCGCAAGAACAaggccatcgcgcggggcatcgcgcacgcggacaggaaggaggtcaaggcgaagaagaaggtcGCCAGGCGGGGACTCAGGCTCGAAGGCAAACAGCTGTACTGACGACGCGTGCCGGACGCGTGAAATATTCGCACGAAAGAAGCCTTGTTTGTAGACTAaccacgccgccctcgctACGTTCAGAGCACGGCGCCGAAGGACCGCGTCCACTCCTCGTACCGCCTCGCGTGCGCATCCGTCtgcgtcggccgcgtcgcggcgagcgcgccggcgacgtcgtccctcgTGATCTCCCCGACGCTCACCTCCGCCCCGTCGTCATCCGTCGATGCCACCGACGGCTCGTCAGAGTCTTCGGTTGTCATCAACCGATCCATCAACCTGCGCAGCGGCCGCATCGCGCTCTCCTTGCACAGCAGcatgacgtccgcgccgctgtacccgtccgtcccggccgcgaggtcgcggaggctcacgtccgcggccacggcgtgcggcgcgaggTACCGCTCCATcatccgcgccctcgccgcctccgacggcaAACCCACCAGGATCCGCTTCTCCAGCCTTCGCAACATGGCCGGGTCCAACTCCCACGGTAAGttggtcgcggcgaggaggaacaccagctcgccctcgtccctGTTCAGGCCGTCGAGTTGCACGAGAAGCTCGGTCTTGAGCCGCCGGGAGCTCtcgtggtcgccgccgcccgagtgaacgcctcccccgtcgcgcgaactcatgacggcgtcgagctcgtccatgaATATCGTGCTCGGCGCGTGGTGCCTGGCGAGCTCGAACAGCACGCGCACCAGCTTCTCGCTGTCGCCCCGCCACTTGCTCAcgacgctcgacgcgcttATGTTGAAGAAGGTGGTGCCGCactcggtggcgacggcCTTGGCGAGCATCGTCTTGCCCGTGCCCGGGGGTCCGTACAGGAGGATGCCGCGCCACGGCCGGAGCAAGCCGTGGAAAAACTGGGGAAACTTCACCGGCATGACCACCGCCTCTCTCAGCAGACGTTTGGCCTCGTCCAGGCCGCTCACGTCCCGGAAGCGCACGTCGGGGTTCGACGTGTATATGTCCCGCGAGATCGTCCGCGCGAGGTCGCGAAGCTCGACGCTGCCGGagaaggacggcggcggcttgagCACCCTCTGCCGTTCCTCCCACGCCTCCCCGTCGCTCTcatcgttcgcgtcgttcgcatcgtcctcgtccccgttcTCGTCCCCGTTCTCCCTCCGCCGCTGTCCGtgtccacccgcgccgccgttcatGAACCCCCGGTAGCCGCCGGGCGCCAGTCGCGACTCGCTGTGCTCGCGGCCCAGGTGCTCGGTGCCCGCCGGCGGAGGCTCACCCCTTCGCACCGCATCTACCTTTTTAACGtagtccatcgcgtcggacAGCGTCGTTCCCCCCACCGGtttcgcgacgccgtcggtcgCGTACCGGCGGAGCAGCGGGTGCCCGGGTGGTAGGTCGAAGTCGGGTGGGAGGACGTccccggtggcggcggatgcggatGATGatgacgcgtcaccgccgtcgacggcgcgatgacggcTCTCATCCGACGTCGATGCGTAGTGAGTGACGCGGGATGcttcgcgctccgcggcgatgcgcgcggcccttcgctcggcgcccgccttggcgcccgccttacctctcgccgcggcgagcgcggcggcggaggtccCGGGCTTCGTGtcgtcgcacccgcgcgtcA
It encodes the following:
- a CDS encoding predicted protein, with protein sequence MGKSRRRSKKGDDEPMTVAAPSGGGDDGGWLTGSAITAMAEDTEGADANANAAAPTQHRALTAGLAKLKKRTVLRGVTKRKNKAIARGIAHADRKEVKAKKKVARRGLRLEGKQLY
- a CDS encoding predicted protein, which produces MSSKSAAKTRTMVLDTHDANMFVTGDKPALPAPRSSRGSQSVTVNSTARSSRAASTRARAPPPKYAASLTGLPSEGGVTRKVGEQSNRDWAIMSRFEMEVYARQQAEIKAQERRAVVAQRRELDQQMSLIERKKQRAKEEKAAMAATVAADVERFKREEEAKRERQRSANEAVRAEQSAIMAAVESRRLEAEAAKRAEEEAALVEITRQLEQERLEKAAKVEKLKKDAAVTMAFNREQDAIKARALRAEAEEDARKQAEYDALLEAQERQRAAALEEFHAKIAARAGKAGEAATAAREIKEREERDRNLRIQREKDAAQAQKDALAAAKRREATSAQLEMLELQLAMKAEERQRRREEGERFARETANQIAAAESADRAAAAERRAKAVANRLALEAQMTEKSERAKLAHDDFMDETELRMNTAILTQARAVVLNGEEF
- a CDS encoding predicted protein; the protein is MLRAAALRALSGALASTSARSGAMRSFATCGASRATGGRPGDDDGHDPFGDCTSSGWEGTEGADADADAAGGSTARTHPTTHDDGWEANFEDLMAMEDSYGSGVEDLSTAAMEMANARMAEQKRLQEEMRRLRGIQPGDRVRVRVRHGAPYPDPIKRYHYTSPFGGAGLGHDPSARGKGATAADADDNHDAPGGGDDEGGQRESSKGIASKGDAATGTTTKGDAARRWKIVVEIGYVVCTRGDRVGVKRNGHPEDTETSFPTYPKSWVEVLNVGEMWDIKTGPRNLGAFASEEDYAQAQAAWAEATNFGNDAGAPSGRAKAAER
- a CDS encoding predicted protein: MERQRGTFLTNDGVRLAYEYAGVGFGKANTGDSPIVLVHGWSGSMHYFDNSFSHILAGRNRPPMVVRYDLRGHGESEKPSFGYMISRFAADLRDLLDHLELDNVTLVGTSMGCAIIWSYLALFGEGRVKCGVFVDQAPLQNRAPDWELGSRGCYDIASLTRLQELLKYDYVGFAKGNARSCLSTEIDPAHERLLIAETLKAHPEGLGQIMADHTAIDWRPYLRRVRVPCLVLAGGRSQIFPLEGVKECGRLIAASTVVVFEREDHWLYVEDFLRFAELVCDFACHGELTEGDGAPPRVPDPEPIRAGRSSRPGTGASVDSRFVQDMLDLAVADPATYTATRSPSSRPPTNGSPRVSNMGPRVAGRAATPRGLPGTYKKPELSTLDTLALEAELEKRRRAAGGSSGGGGGSRPTTGGSQRSMPLDQQNAAAIDPVAEGLPGSKMPAAP
- a CDS encoding predicted protein — its product is MSLQSVKDKSKETARRAEDRKRSVLVLARRFLLENNMPDSARALEREGGVSSTTFDAADNASLPGVIAEWETVHEERFGFRPKMTRGCDDTKPGTSAAALAAARGKAGAKAGAERRAARIAAEREASRVTHYASTSDESRHRAVDGGDASSSSASAATGDVLPPDFDLPPGHPLLRRYATDGVAKPVGGTTLSDAMDYVKKVDAVRRGEPPPAGTEHLGREHSESRLAPGGYRGFMNGGAGGHGQRRRENGDENGDEDDANDANDESDGEAWEERQRVLKPPPSFSGSVELRDLARTISRDIYTSNPDVRFRDVSGLDEAKRLLREAVVMPVKFPQFFHGLLRPWRGILLYGPPGTGKTMLAKAVATECGTTFFNISASSVVSKWRGDSEKLVRVLFELARHHAPSTIFMDELDAVMSSRDGGGVHSGGGDHESSRRLKTELLVQLDGLNRDEGELVFLLAATNLPWELDPAMLRRLEKRILVGLPSEAARARMMERYLAPHAVAADVSLRDLAAGTDGYSGADVMLLCKESAMRPLRRLMDRLMTTEDSDEPSVASTDDDGAEVSVGEITRDDVAGALAATRPTQTDAHARRYEEWTRSFGAVL